A window of the Branchiostoma floridae strain S238N-H82 chromosome 12, Bfl_VNyyK, whole genome shotgun sequence genome harbors these coding sequences:
- the LOC118428075 gene encoding uncharacterized protein LOC118428075 — MTRLGFGRLVSHTAQADHAQCFGDDPKFSQVHYRGSGFFDLFTLWVGVMDCAADLQRKQPEHFFHAVIHYSALVNNKEKTFRLLMKNLGLKWSPEDPGEDKDKIERALVEDSQAGTVLSAKGRRPGEKWEPDVSPRWVGQWEREYFEEVCRHAGNEIPGPDFLLPDTIV; from the exons ATGACACGCCTTGGGTTTGGGAGGCTTGTGTCCCACACAGCACAAGCTGACCACGCTCAATGTTTCGGAGATGACCCGAAGTTCTCACAGGTGCACTATCGTGGTTCTGGCTTCTTTGACCTGTTCACGTTGTGGGTCGGTGTGATGGATTGCGCCGCAGATCTGCAGAGGAAGCAACCTGAGCATTTCTTCCACGCTGTCATCCACTACTCAGCCCTCGTCAACAACAAAGAGAAGACGTTCCGTCTACTCATGAAGAATCTCGGCTTGAAGTGGAGTCCAGAGGACCCCGGAGAAGACAAGGATAAGATCGAGAGAGCTTTGGTTGAGGACAGCCAAGCAGGAACCGTGCTGTCCGCAAA AGGCAGGAGGCCCGGTGAGAAGTGGGAACCGGACGTTTCGCCGCGCTGGGTGGGGCAGTGGGAACGAGAGTACTTTGAGGAAGTCTGTCGTCATGCTGGGAACGAGATCCCCGGGCCTGACTTTCTCCTTCCTGACACCATAGTGTGA
- the LOC118427100 gene encoding uncharacterized protein LOC118427100 gives MDVFTVATAVTALSATVAIVVYLLLSHHLTTQSSSWPKTKQSLAYIQKVVPKKKKIQTPLNSLNDFIPVGEATAVHDVVQLFVRRGNEFSVYSIDWEQEVVVLIRPVDGADLKTHPFFREAQRRKAVEVLCVPLERLQDVASAVADEVAHVQEVFIFMTARCGSTLVTRLVEATSVAQAVCEDDVFSVIHMAVHRHRPINKAGLRLITAVTRFCQMKSLPLVF, from the exons ATGGATGTATTCACAGTAGCCACAGCCGTTACAGCTCTAAGTGCAACTGTCGCCATCGTAGTGTACTTGCTACTCTCTCATCACCTGACTACACAATCGTCGTCTTGGCCCAAG ACTAAGCAATCTCTGGCTTACATTCAAAAGGTGGtaccgaagaagaaaaaaattcaaacaccACTTAACTCTCTTAACGACTTCATACCAGTGGGGGAAGCGACAGCGGTCCATGACGTGGTACAACTGTTTGTCCGTCGTGGGAACGAGTTTTCTGTGTACAGTATAGACTGGGAACAAGAAGTGGTGGTGTTGATCCGACCCGTGGATGGTGCGGATCTGAAAACACATCCGTTCTTTCGTGAG GCTCAGAGACGGAAAGCAGTCGAGGTTCTCTGTGTCCCCTTGGAGCGACTCCAGGACGTGGCGAGCGCTGTTGCTGACGAAGTTGCGCATGTGCAGGAAGTCTTCATTTTCATGACAG CGCGATGTGGTTCGACTCTGGTAACGCGACTTGTAGAGGCCACATCGGTGGCACAGGCTGTGTGTGAGGATGACGTCTTCTCTGTCATTCACATGGCTGTCCACCGACACCGTCCTATCAACAAGGCCGGACTCCGCCTCATCACAGCTGTTACACGCTTCTGTCAAATGAAGAGTCTACCATTGGTCTTCTGA